The following nucleotide sequence is from Cellulosilyticum sp. I15G10I2.
AGCTTATTGCTAAGACTCCAGAATATCTTATTATAGAAGAAGCGGGAAATGAAATAAAAATAGCAATTAAAAATGTAGCCCTTGTAAGATTAGCGATTATGTTTTAATAGATTATTTAACTTAAATAGATTGAACTTAAAAGGTTTAATTTATTTAAGAAAAGTAGAATTTTGAGGAGGATTAAAATGAATCAAGAATTTATTACTGCAATTGATCAAATTGCAAAATCGAAAGGAATTAATAAAGATAAGCTTGTTGAAGCGATTAAGCAATCAATAGAGGTTGCATGTAAAAAACACTTTGGAATTGGGGCTGGAGTTAAACAGAACATAAAAATTTACATTGATGAAGTAACAGGTGATGTTAAAGTTTTTGCATCAAAAAAAGTTGTGCCGGATGATGAGGTTATTAATGCAGTATTAGAAGTAGGCATTACAGAAGCAAAAGTAATTAATCCTCTTATTGCTATAGAAGACGTTGTTGACGTAGAAATTACACCTAAAAATTTTGGACGTATTGCTGCGCAAAATGCGAAACAGGTAGTTATACAAAAGATTAAAGAAGCTGAGAGGCAAATGGTCTACGACGAATATAGCGTAAAATTAAATGATATTGTAAAAGGTAAAGTGCTGCGAAAAGAAAAAAATGGGTATATTGTAGAGTTAGATTTTACGGAAGCTTCTCTGCCCCTTACAGAAGCTATTCCAAATGAAAATTTTGATTCTGAGATGGAAGCGGGAAATGGCATAAGCGGCTATAAAGCATTCTATTTATTAAATGTTAAGGATTTTAATAAAAACGAAGGAAAGTTAGATACTAAAAATAAAAATGCTGGAGCACAAGTTATTGTATCACGTACGCATCCCGAACTTGTTAAAAGATTATTTGAGCAAGAAGTTGTTGAAATAAAAGATGGCACGGTTATGGTAAAAAGCATAGCTAGAGAAGCAGGTTCACGTACTAAAATTGCAGTGCACTCTAATGATCCAATAGTTGACCCGGTTGGCGCCTGTGTGGGTGAAAAAGGAAAGAGAATTAATAACATTGTCCAAGAACTAGGTGGAGAAAAGATAGATGTTGTACGTTGGAGTGAAGACCCAAAAGAATTTATAAAAGAAGCTTTAAGTCCTGCAAAAGTACTAGGCGTTGAACTTGAAGAAAATGGTGGAGAAAGAAATGCAAGGGTTATTGTTCCAGCAAATATTCTTACGCTTGCTATTGGTAAAGGTGGACAGAATGTACGACTTGCAGCTAAACTAACAGGATGGAAGATAGACATAAAAAGCGTGCAGACAGACAATGAGGAAGAGGAGTGAGTAAATGAAACAAAGAAAGATTCCTTTACGTAAATGTACTGGATGCAATGAAATGAAAAACAAGAAAGAAATGATAAGAATTGTTAGAAATAACGAAGGAATCTTTTCATTAGACTTTCATGGTAAAAAGCCTGGAAGAGGGGCCTATGTTTGCAAGAACATTGAATGCCTTAGTCAGGCCGAAAAAAACAAAGGCTTAGAAAGATCTTTTAAAACATCAGTTGATAAAGAGATTTATAATGCGTTAAGAAAAGAGTTTGCAGCATATGATGGAGAATAAAATTTATCAAATGATTGGACTATGTCAAAAAGCAAGAATGCTTGTAGCGGGTGAATTTGCTGCAAAACAGGCAGTGCTTGAAAAAACAGCTTTACTGGTTATTGTTGCAGCCGATGCTTCCAATAATACCAAGAAGCTTTTTAAGGATAAGTGTTCATATAGAAAGATCTCATGTGTTGAATGGAGCACCAAGGAAAAACTAGGTAAGATTTTAGGTAAAGAAGAAAGAGCAGTAATAGCTATAATCAATGAGGGTTTTGCAAATAAAATAAGTGAAATGCTAAGTTGTATGGAGTAAATACTTGGAGGTGGATTTATGTCTAAAATAAGAGTATATGAAGTCGCAAAACAATTAGATATAAGTAGTAAGGAAATAATGGATAAGCTAAAAGAATATGGTTTTGAAGTACATAGCCATATGAGTACTTTAGAGAATGATGAAGCAGAACTGATAGTAAAATATTATAAAGAATTAGCAGAAAAAAATTCTAGCAAAGAGACTGGTGATAGTATAGACGCGAAAAATGATAATATACCCGAAGTAACAGAAATTATTGAAATTGATGAAGAGACGGAAGATATTAAAGTTGTTCACTTACCTCCGGCTATTTCAATTAAAGATTTAGCAGAAAAATTAGATGCAGTTCCTACTGATATTATTAAACGCTTGATGAAAAAAGGGAAAATTGCAACTATTAATCAAGAGATTGATTTTGAATTAGCAGCTCAAATAGCGGAAGAATTTGATATTTTAGTTGAGCCAGAAGAAGAAAAAGATTTAATGGAAGAAATATTTGGAGAGATTGAAGATACAGAGGATGAATTAGTCGAAAGACCTCCAGTTGTTGTTGTAATGGGACATGTTGACCATGGAAAAACTTCATTGCTTGATGCCGTACGTTCAACTAATGTAACTGCAAAAGAAGCAGGAGGCATTACACAACATATAGGGGCTTCATCTATTAGCATTAATGGTAAAAAAATTACCTTTTTAGATACTCCAGGCCATGCTGCGTTTACTGCAATGCGTATGCGGGGGGCACAAGTTACGGATATTGCTATTTTAGTTGTAGCAGCTGATGATGGCGTAATGCCACAGACTATTGAAGCTATCAATCATGCTAAAGCGGCAAATGTACAAATTATAGTAGCTATGAATAAAATGGATAAGCAAGGCGCAAATCCTGATAGAGTAAAACAGGAGCTTGCAGATCATGGACTGCTTGTGGAAGAATGGGGCGGAGATACTATATGTGTACCTGTGTCAGCGATTAAAGGAGAAGGCTTAGATACGCTTTTAGAGATGGTACTTCTTGTTGCAGAAATGTCAGATCTTAAAGCAAATCCTAATAGAAAAGCTAGAGGAACTATTATAGAAGCACAACTAGATAAAGGAAGAGGACCAGTTGCTACAGTACTTGTACAAAGCGGTACATTAAAAATTGGGGATCCTATAGTGGCTGGAGCTTCATATGGGCGCATCAGAGCCATGGTAGATGACAAAGGAAGAGCAGTTAAAAAGGTTGGGCCATCAACACCAGTTGAAATATTAGGGCTTAATGAAGTGCCAACAGCAGGAGATATGTTCTATGTTGCCAATAGTGATAAACAAGCTAGACAAGTTGCTGAGCAAATTAAAGCACAAGGCAGAGTGCAGTTAATCGGACAAACACCTCAGAAAGTTTCTCTAGATGATTTATTTACTCAAATTCAAGAAGGAAAAATGAAAGAATTAAATATAGTTATTAAGGCTGATGTACAAGGATCTGTTGAAGCAGTACGCCAAAGTTTAGAAAGACTAAGCAATGACGAAGTGAGAATCAGAACTTTACATGGAGGGGTAGGAACGATTACAGAATCTGATGTTATGTTAGCTTCTGCATCCGGAGCTATTATTATAGGATTTAATGTAAGACCTGAGGCAACTACAAAAGCTATCGCAGAAAAAGAACAAGTAGATATAAGATTATACCGTGTTATCTATAGTGCGATAGAAGACATACAAGCTGCTATGAAAGGAATGCTTGATCCAGAATATATTGAAAAAGTAATTGGCCATGCACAAGTTAGACAAACATTTAAAGTATCTGGTGTGGGTACAGTAGGCGGAGCTTATGTGCAAGATGGAAAGATAGTTAGAAATTCAGGTGTGCGTATTGTACGTGATGGTATTGTCATTTATGAAGGGCATCTTACTTCGCTTAAAAGGTTTAAAGATGACGCAAAAGAAGTTAATACGGGCTATGAATGCGGCGTTATGTTTGAACGGTTTAACGACCTTAAAGAAGGGGATATTGTAGAGGCCTTTATTATGGAAGAAGTACCTAGATAAGAAACACATATGTTTAATAAAGAAAGGGATATACTATGTCGATGCAAAGAATGACTAGAATCAATGAAGAAATTAAAAAAGAACTCTCACAATTAATTAGTTACGAGATAAAAGACCCTAGAGTTAATGATACCATGGTTAGTATAGTGGAAGTAGAAACAACTAATGATTTAAAGACTTCTAAAGTATATATCAGTGTCTTACAAGACAATAAAAAAGAAGATGTTATAAATGGTTTAAATGCAGCACAAGGCTTTATCAGAAAAGAAATTGCTAGACGCATAAACCTTAGAAACACACCAGAGTTTATCTTCAAATTAGATAAGTCTATAGAATATGGTATGCATATGTCAAAAATAATACAAGATGTGATGAAAGATAGTGATAAATAATGATAGATAATATTATTAATGTTATCAAAAACTCCCAGCATGTGTTATTGGCAGCTCATGAAAATCCTGATGGAGATGCAATGGGTTCATTAGTAGGTATGGCTAATATTTGCAAATTTTTTAATGTGGCTTATACAGTTCTTCTAGAACGTATACCTGATGAATATACTTTTCTTTTAAATGATATATGTGTAAGCCAAGCTTTTTCGGGTAACTATGATACTTTCATTAGTTTAGATTGCGGAGACGTTGAAAGATTAGGAAATCTAAAGTTTTACTTTGAAAAAGCTGAAAGTACAATCAATATAGACCATCATGAAACGAATAATCATTTTGGAAAGTATAACTATGTGCAAAAAGATGCCTCTTCCACATCAGAATTAATATTTAATATCGTAGATCAAGCAGCTATTTTACTTACACAAAACATGTGTGAAGCGCTTTTTACAGGGATTGTGACAGATACAGGAGGATTTATGCACTCTTGTACACAGTCAAGTACACATGCAGCGGCAGCAAAGCTTCTTCAAATTCCTTTTGATTTTAGTACCATTTATTATCGTCTCATACATCAAAAAACAGAAAATACAGTGCATTTACAAAGTATAGCTGCCAGACGTCTGACAAAGTTATGCAGTGGTAAGGTTTTTCTTAGTTATATTGATGATGCGGATTTAGAGGCTCATCATGCGAGTAGAGATGAAGCATCGGGCATAGTCTCCTATATTAAAAATATTAAAGGCTGTGAAGTAGCAGTCTTTATATATCCCAGCAATACGCCAGGGGCCTATAAGATGAGTCTAAGAAGTAATGCACCACATGATGTAGCAAAACTAGCATCTAGCTTTGGCGGCGGTGGTCATGTAAGAGCGGCTGGAGCCACTATTTGGGGCACATTAAGTGAGGTTATTCATAAAGTAGAACAAAGTTTGAATTTTTAAGAAGAGAAGCTTGTGTATATGTCTTGGTAAAGTGTGACAATGGTATTTGAGGAAGGATACATCATGTTTAATGGAATTATTAATATCTACAAAGAAAAAGGCTATACATCTCATGATGTAGTTGCAAAAGCAAGAAAAATAATTGGACAGAAGAAGATAGGACATACAGGAACACTTGATCCTGAAGCGGAGGGGGTTTTGCCGCTGTGCATGGGCCATGCCACTAAAGCTGTACAATATATCACAGATGCAGATAAATGCTATGAAGCAGAAGTTATACTAGGTGCCTATACAACGACGGAAGATAGTACTGGAGAAATTATAGAAACTTTTGATGTGAATGTAACTAAGGAAAAAATTGAAGAGGCAGTAGCTTCGTTTAAAGGACTATATCTTCAAGTCCCTCCTATGTATTCAGCTATTAAGATCAATGGGATAAGGTTATATGAACTGGCAAGAAAAGGGATTGTTGTTGACAGGCCCCAAAGAGAAGTTACTATTTATGAGTGTAGAGTAACCGAGTGGCTTACTGATGAGCGTTTTAAAATAGTAGTACATTGTTCAAAAGGAACATATATTAGAACACTTTGCACTGATATTGGTAAAATCCTTGGATGTGGTGCCTATATGGGAGAGCTATTAAGAACTAAAGTTGGTAAGTATACATTAAAAGACAGTGTTAAATTAGATTTTTTAGCCACACATCAAGAAAAAATACAAGATTATACAGATTCAATAGAAGAAATTTTTAAAGAGTTAAAAAAAGTAAGTGTAAAGAGTTCGGCCAATAAATTACTTTATAATGGTAATAAACTAGATGTAAATCAACTGATAGATTTTAAAAGTGAATTTAAAAATGAAATAGTTAGAGTTTATGATAGCAATAATCTATTTATAGCACTTTATAAATTTGATTATAAAGGTAATTGCCTGCAAGTGGAAAAGATGTTTAAGAACCCATAAAATTTAGCTCCTTTCAATGAATAAGATAAGGAGCTTTTTGTATAGGTACATAACTTAAGCGGTGCATCGCGTATACTCTAATAGATGCCTAAGATCACTATGGACAGAACGTATATTTTAGGTATAATATGAAGTTAAAATTAATTTAGTAGCAAGAGGTGGATAGGATGCAATATATTTATGGAACAACAGATATTAGTCAAAAAAAGAACAGTATAGTTGTTCTAGGGAATTTTGACGGGGTGCATATAGGTCATCAAAAGTTATTTGAGGTGGCAGCACAAAAAGCGGAAGAAGAGAGGTTGCAAATAGTCGTTTTTTCTTTCTATCCACATCCAAGCTGGGTTATTGGCAACACGCCTAAGCCTCTACTTATGTCCAGACGAGATAAAGAAGAAACAATTAAAAAATTTCAAGTAGATGTTTTGATAGAGTATCCCTTTACAACAGAATTTGCTAGTATTTCAGCAGAAAAATTTTTTATAGAAATTTTAATGACGCAGTTAAGGGCTAAAGTTATTATTATTGGAAGCAATTATTTTTTTGGAAGAAAGAAAGAGGGCAATCAATATTATTTACGTGAACTAGGCCAAAAATATAACTGTAAAGTTTGTATTGTTGATACGGTTAAAATAGAGGGGAAAACGATATCAAGTTCAACGATCAGGGACTTAATCGTTAAAGGGGATATAGAAACAGCAAATAAGCTCTTAGGGCACCCGTATTCAGTTGTTGGAAATGTAATACAAGGCAAGCAATTAGGTAGAACAATTGGATTTCCTACAATTAACATTATGGCAGAGCCAGATAGAATCTATCCGCCCAAGGGGGTATATGCTACAAAAATACACGTATATAATAGGACATATTGGGGTATGACTAATATAGGTTATAATCCTACTGTAAGTGGGACTGATAAAATGATTGAAACCCATATTTTTGATTTTGATGAACAGTTATATGATCAAGAAGTTACAATTTATTTTTATAGGACTATTAGACCTGAACAAAAGTTTGAGAGTTTAACTTTACTTGCAGATCAAATTAAGCAAGATAAGGAGCAGGTACAAACGTTTTTTAGATCTTTCGAGAAATCTTTAGACAAATAGTTTACAACAATATTGAATATATGCTATACTGTTAGATGTTGTATACCATTACTCAGATATTGGAAACTCCGGCCATATCCTAGTAATAGGTGCTATTTAAATTAAAGGAGGTCATTATATGACAAAAGAACGTAAACAAGAATTGATGGTAAAACATGGAAGAGCTGCTAACGATACAGGTTCTCCAGAAGTACAGATTGCTTTATTAACAGAAAGAATTAATCACTTAACAGACCATTTACGCATGCATAAAAAAGATCACCATTCACGTCGTGGACTATTAATGATGGTTGGTAAAAGAAGAGGACTTTTGGATTATCTTATTAAGACTGATATTGAAAGATATCGTGCAATAATTGCTGAACTTGGCATTAGAAAATAATGAAGAGGGTGGAATATTCCGCCCTTTTTTGTAAATCAAATTAATGATAGAAGAGAAATAATGTTTTTGTGCAATGTTATAACTAGCTTACTTAAAAGATAGTTATAAGATTGCGCAACAAAAATTTCTCTTCTAAATCTTATTTCATTTAGAAAGGAAAGATAAATATGATAAAAAATTATTCAACAACTATAGCTGGAAGAAAGCTATCAGTAGAAATTGGGAAAGTCGCTGAACTTGCAACTGGTGCAGCTATGGTAAGTTATGGAGACACAGTAATTTTAGCGACAGTGGTGGCAAGTGATGAACCTAAAGAAGGAATTGACTTTTTTCCTCTGAGCATTAATTATGAAGAAAGATTTTATGCAATAGGTAAGATCCCAGGAGGATTTATAAAAAGGGAGGCTAGACCTTCAGAAAGAGCTATTCTTACATGCAGACTTATAGATAGACCTATGCGCCCGCTATTTCCAAAAGATTATC
It contains:
- a CDS encoding bifunctional riboflavin kinase/FAD synthetase, encoding MQYIYGTTDISQKKNSIVVLGNFDGVHIGHQKLFEVAAQKAEEERLQIVVFSFYPHPSWVIGNTPKPLLMSRRDKEETIKKFQVDVLIEYPFTTEFASISAEKFFIEILMTQLRAKVIIIGSNYFFGRKKEGNQYYLRELGQKYNCKVCIVDTVKIEGKTISSSTIRDLIVKGDIETANKLLGHPYSVVGNVIQGKQLGRTIGFPTINIMAEPDRIYPPKGVYATKIHVYNRTYWGMTNIGYNPTVSGTDKMIETHIFDFDEQLYDQEVTIYFYRTIRPEQKFESLTLLADQIKQDKEQVQTFFRSFEKSLDK
- the truB gene encoding tRNA pseudouridine(55) synthase TruB, yielding MFNGIINIYKEKGYTSHDVVAKARKIIGQKKIGHTGTLDPEAEGVLPLCMGHATKAVQYITDADKCYEAEVILGAYTTTEDSTGEIIETFDVNVTKEKIEEAVASFKGLYLQVPPMYSAIKINGIRLYELARKGIVVDRPQREVTIYECRVTEWLTDERFKIVVHCSKGTYIRTLCTDIGKILGCGAYMGELLRTKVGKYTLKDSVKLDFLATHQEKIQDYTDSIEEIFKELKKVSVKSSANKLLYNGNKLDVNQLIDFKSEFKNEIVRVYDSNNLFIALYKFDYKGNCLQVEKMFKNP
- the infB gene encoding translation initiation factor IF-2, which translates into the protein MSKIRVYEVAKQLDISSKEIMDKLKEYGFEVHSHMSTLENDEAELIVKYYKELAEKNSSKETGDSIDAKNDNIPEVTEIIEIDEETEDIKVVHLPPAISIKDLAEKLDAVPTDIIKRLMKKGKIATINQEIDFELAAQIAEEFDILVEPEEEKDLMEEIFGEIEDTEDELVERPPVVVVMGHVDHGKTSLLDAVRSTNVTAKEAGGITQHIGASSISINGKKITFLDTPGHAAFTAMRMRGAQVTDIAILVVAADDGVMPQTIEAINHAKAANVQIIVAMNKMDKQGANPDRVKQELADHGLLVEEWGGDTICVPVSAIKGEGLDTLLEMVLLVAEMSDLKANPNRKARGTIIEAQLDKGRGPVATVLVQSGTLKIGDPIVAGASYGRIRAMVDDKGRAVKKVGPSTPVEILGLNEVPTAGDMFYVANSDKQARQVAEQIKAQGRVQLIGQTPQKVSLDDLFTQIQEGKMKELNIVIKADVQGSVEAVRQSLERLSNDEVRIRTLHGGVGTITESDVMLASASGAIIIGFNVRPEATTKAIAEKEQVDIRLYRVIYSAIEDIQAAMKGMLDPEYIEKVIGHAQVRQTFKVSGVGTVGGAYVQDGKIVRNSGVRIVRDGIVIYEGHLTSLKRFKDDAKEVNTGYECGVMFERFNDLKEGDIVEAFIMEEVPR
- the rpsO gene encoding 30S ribosomal protein S15; this translates as MTKERKQELMVKHGRAANDTGSPEVQIALLTERINHLTDHLRMHKKDHHSRRGLLMMVGKRRGLLDYLIKTDIERYRAIIAELGIRK
- the rbfA gene encoding 30S ribosome-binding factor RbfA codes for the protein MSMQRMTRINEEIKKELSQLISYEIKDPRVNDTMVSIVEVETTNDLKTSKVYISVLQDNKKEDVINGLNAAQGFIRKEIARRINLRNTPEFIFKLDKSIEYGMHMSKIIQDVMKDSDK
- a CDS encoding L7Ae/L30e/S12e/Gadd45 family ribosomal protein, which gives rise to MIGLCQKARMLVAGEFAAKQAVLEKTALLVIVAADASNNTKKLFKDKCSYRKISCVEWSTKEKLGKILGKEERAVIAIINEGFANKISEMLSCME
- the nusA gene encoding transcription termination factor NusA, with amino-acid sequence MNQEFITAIDQIAKSKGINKDKLVEAIKQSIEVACKKHFGIGAGVKQNIKIYIDEVTGDVKVFASKKVVPDDEVINAVLEVGITEAKVINPLIAIEDVVDVEITPKNFGRIAAQNAKQVVIQKIKEAERQMVYDEYSVKLNDIVKGKVLRKEKNGYIVELDFTEASLPLTEAIPNENFDSEMEAGNGISGYKAFYLLNVKDFNKNEGKLDTKNKNAGAQVIVSRTHPELVKRLFEQEVVEIKDGTVMVKSIAREAGSRTKIAVHSNDPIVDPVGACVGEKGKRINNIVQELGGEKIDVVRWSEDPKEFIKEALSPAKVLGVELEENGGERNARVIVPANILTLAIGKGGQNVRLAAKLTGWKIDIKSVQTDNEEEE
- a CDS encoding DHH family phosphoesterase encodes the protein MIDNIINVIKNSQHVLLAAHENPDGDAMGSLVGMANICKFFNVAYTVLLERIPDEYTFLLNDICVSQAFSGNYDTFISLDCGDVERLGNLKFYFEKAESTINIDHHETNNHFGKYNYVQKDASSTSELIFNIVDQAAILLTQNMCEALFTGIVTDTGGFMHSCTQSSTHAAAAKLLQIPFDFSTIYYRLIHQKTENTVHLQSIAARRLTKLCSGKVFLSYIDDADLEAHHASRDEASGIVSYIKNIKGCEVAVFIYPSNTPGAYKMSLRSNAPHDVAKLASSFGGGGHVRAAGATIWGTLSEVIHKVEQSLNF
- the rnpM gene encoding RNase P modulator RnpM yields the protein MKQRKIPLRKCTGCNEMKNKKEMIRIVRNNEGIFSLDFHGKKPGRGAYVCKNIECLSQAEKNKGLERSFKTSVDKEIYNALRKEFAAYDGE